In a single window of the Elaeis guineensis isolate ETL-2024a chromosome 4, EG11, whole genome shotgun sequence genome:
- the LOC109504836 gene encoding uncharacterized protein: MTDEWWVLHVDGSSNTTGSGVGLILTSPDGVVMEYVLQFGFFASNNEAEYEALVTGLRMVKVLSVRYLRVHSDSQLIVGQIQGEYEVQEPNMIKYLQNVKDLASNFATMNIQQISRMENVWADLLLKLAMLNAANLKRSSYLEILKKLSIEEPSVMQTDLELSWIDLILHYL, translated from the coding sequence ATGACTGACGAATGGTGGGTTCTGCATGTAGACGGTTCTTCAAACACCACAGGCTCGGGAGTTGGACTAATCTTGACTAGCCCAGATGGAGTGGTCATGGAGTATGTACTACAATTTGGATTTTTTGCCTCCAACAatgaagctgaatatgaagcaTTGGTGACTGGCCTGAGAATGGTGAAGGTATTGAGTGTTCGATATCTCAGAGTTCATAGTGATTCTCAGCTCATCGTCGGTCAGATTCAGGGAGAATATGAAGTGCAGGAGCCAAACATGATAAAATACCTACAAAATGTCAAGGACCTTGCCTCCAACTTTGCTACCATGAATATCCAACAAATATCGAGGATGGAGAATGTGTGGGCTGATCTCCTCTTAAAGCTCGCAATGCTCAATGCAGCTAACCTGAAAAGAAGCTCATACCTCGAAATCCTTAAGAAGCTGAGCATTGAAGAACCCTCTGTGATGCAAACAGATCTTGAGCTGAGTTGGATAGATCTGATCTTGCATTACCTGTAA